In Paracoccus fistulariae, a single window of DNA contains:
- the ccmI gene encoding c-type cytochrome biogenesis protein CcmI: MFWIICAALVLVVATAILSPIRRARSETRAEPAAAYDLQVYRDQLREVDRDLQRGVIGAGDAARLKTEIGRKILEADRRLSESQPQSGGGASVLPVAALALILVAAGGLYWRQGAPGAADMPMAERLRTAQLSYDNRPSQAQAEAAAPKAAPVEMSEEDQRLIQQLRETVAARPDDAQGLTFLVTYETRSGNIAAAREAQQRLIDLRGSKATADDYMRLGALMAEAAGGIITPEAERAIGQALQIDPGQSQARYLIGLMYLQNGRPDRTFVIWRQLLEEGPETAPWIPLIRASIPDLAWLAGEPDYTAPAPTGPSAADMAAAQDMTPQERQEFIRGMVAQLEDRLATDGGSPEEWGRLISSLVVVGEEERAQNIWAEAQSTFAASPEALAMLRAVAENAGLGE; the protein is encoded by the coding sequence ATGTTCTGGATCATCTGTGCGGCGCTGGTCTTGGTCGTCGCAACCGCCATCCTCAGCCCGATCCGGCGCGCGCGCAGCGAAACGCGGGCGGAACCGGCGGCGGCCTATGATTTGCAGGTCTATCGCGACCAGTTGCGCGAAGTGGATCGCGATCTGCAGCGGGGCGTGATCGGGGCCGGGGATGCGGCGCGGCTGAAAACCGAGATCGGGCGCAAGATCCTTGAAGCGGACCGGCGGCTGAGCGAAAGCCAGCCGCAATCGGGCGGCGGCGCGTCGGTGCTGCCTGTCGCGGCTCTGGCGCTGATTCTGGTTGCTGCGGGCGGCCTTTACTGGCGACAGGGCGCGCCCGGTGCTGCCGATATGCCGATGGCCGAGCGGCTGCGGACCGCGCAACTGTCCTATGACAACCGCCCCTCGCAGGCGCAGGCCGAGGCTGCCGCGCCCAAGGCCGCGCCGGTCGAGATGTCCGAAGAGGATCAACGCCTGATCCAGCAGCTTCGTGAAACGGTGGCAGCGCGTCCCGATGATGCGCAGGGCCTGACCTTTCTGGTGACCTATGAAACCCGCAGCGGCAATATCGCCGCCGCGCGCGAGGCGCAGCAGCGGCTGATCGATCTGCGCGGCAGCAAGGCGACGGCCGATGACTATATGCGGCTGGGCGCGCTGATGGCCGAGGCGGCAGGCGGCATCATCACGCCAGAGGCCGAGCGCGCCATCGGGCAGGCTTTGCAGATCGATCCCGGTCAATCGCAGGCCCGCTATCTGATCGGGCTGATGTATCTGCAGAACGGCCGACCGGACCGCACCTTTGTCATCTGGCGCCAGTTGCTGGAAGAGGGGCCGGAAACCGCACCCTGGATTCCGCTGATCCGCGCCTCGATCCCCGATCTGGCCTGGCTGGCCGGAGAGCCAGATTATACCGCCCCTGCCCCGACCGGCCCAAGCGCCGCGGATATGGCCGCGGCCCAGGATATGACCCCGCAGGAACGGCAGGAGTTCATTCGCGGCATGGTGGCGCAGCTTGAGGATCGTCTGGCCACCGATGGCGGCAGTCCCGAGGAATGGGGGCGGCTGATCTCGTCTCTCGTCGTGGTCGGTGAAGAGGAGCGCGCCCAAAACATCTGGGCCGAGGCGCAATCGACCTTTGCCGCCTCACCCGAGGCGCTTGCCATGTTGCGCGCTGTGGCGGAAAACGCGGGGCTGGGCGAATGA
- the ruvX gene encoding Holliday junction resolvase RuvX — MIHDDITDFAGALPAAGAIAGLDLGTKTIGVAVSDGLRQVASPISVIRRKKFTLDAQELLTIAAERGLVGLILGLPRNMDGSEGPRAQSTRAFARNLSKLTDLPIGFWDERLSTVAAERALLEADTSRKRRAEVIDQVAAGYILQGALDRLRYLARPA, encoded by the coding sequence ATGATCCATGACGACATCACGGATTTTGCCGGCGCATTGCCTGCTGCCGGGGCGATTGCGGGGCTGGATCTGGGGACCAAGACCATCGGTGTGGCCGTCAGCGACGGCCTGCGTCAGGTGGCCTCACCGATCAGCGTGATCCGGCGTAAGAAATTCACGCTGGATGCGCAGGAATTGCTGACAATCGCGGCAGAGCGTGGGCTGGTCGGTCTGATCCTTGGTCTGCCGCGCAATATGGATGGCAGCGAAGGCCCGCGCGCGCAGTCCACGCGCGCCTTTGCGCGTAATCTGAGCAAGCTGACGGATCTGCCCATCGGCTTCTGGGATGAGCGTCTGTCCACAGTCGCGGCAGAGCGTGCGCTGCTGGAGGCCGATACCTCGCGCAAGCGCCGGGCCGAGGTGATCGATCAGGTCGCGGCAGGTTACATTCTGCAAGGCGCACTGGACCGGCTGCGTTATCTGGCGAGACCGGCGTGA
- a CDS encoding DUF1289 domain-containing protein produces MIQSPCINICVMDKQQDLCVGCYRSLAEIADWGGMTPAERQAIMAQLPGRRQALKDRRRRDRARD; encoded by the coding sequence GTGATCCAAAGCCCCTGCATCAATATCTGCGTCATGGACAAGCAGCAGGATCTTTGCGTCGGCTGCTATCGCAGTCTGGCCGAGATCGCCGACTGGGGCGGCATGACGCCTGCTGAACGGCAGGCCATCATGGCGCAGCTTCCGGGCCGCAGGCAGGCGCTGAAAGACAGGCGCCGCCGCGACAGGGCGCGGGATTAG
- a CDS encoding DnaJ C-terminal domain-containing protein codes for MAGDPYEALGLKKTASDAEIKKAYRKIAKNDHPDLNPDPAATARFKAASSAYDLLKDPEKRRRFDAGEIDDQGQEKPQRRYYREHAEAADNPYSRSYGFEGDPDLSDVFSDLFGRRGAAGSGFGDGGFGSYRSQGYENPRDFHVRGQDYRFNLEIDFMTAAKGGKTRISLPEGGDLDVTIPKGVRDGQTIRLKGKGGAGMGQGGPGDAYLTISIAPHPDFQRDGNNIHLGLPITIYEAALGGKVRVPTIDGTVNLTIPAGSNTGRKLRLKGRGINGGDQTVELKVVMPPKVDDDLTEFMEKWRKDHSYDPRSELKAEV; via the coding sequence ATGGCGGGTGATCCATATGAAGCCTTGGGGCTGAAGAAGACGGCAAGCGATGCCGAGATCAAGAAGGCATATCGCAAGATTGCCAAGAACGATCACCCCGATCTCAATCCCGATCCGGCGGCGACGGCGCGGTTCAAGGCCGCGTCATCCGCCTATGACCTGCTGAAGGATCCCGAAAAGCGCCGCCGCTTCGATGCCGGCGAAATCGACGATCAGGGTCAGGAAAAACCGCAGCGGCGCTATTATCGCGAACATGCCGAGGCCGCGGATAACCCCTATTCGCGCAGCTACGGGTTCGAGGGCGATCCCGACCTCTCTGACGTCTTCTCGGACCTGTTTGGCCGTCGCGGCGCGGCTGGCAGCGGTTTCGGCGATGGCGGCTTTGGCAGCTATCGCAGTCAGGGTTATGAAAACCCGCGCGATTTTCATGTGCGCGGGCAGGATTACCGCTTCAATCTGGAAATCGACTTCATGACCGCCGCCAAGGGCGGCAAGACGCGGATCTCGCTGCCCGAGGGGGGGGATCTGGACGTCACGATTCCCAAGGGGGTGCGCGACGGTCAGACGATCCGGCTGAAGGGCAAGGGCGGCGCGGGCATGGGGCAGGGTGGTCCGGGCGATGCCTATCTGACCATCTCCATTGCGCCGCATCCCGATTTTCAGCGCGACGGAAACAATATCCATCTTGGCCTGCCGATCACCATTTACGAAGCCGCCTTGGGCGGCAAGGTGCGGGTCCCGACCATTGACGGCACCGTCAACCTGACCATTCCCGCAGGCTCTAATACCGGGCGGAAACTGCGGTTGAAGGGGCGCGGCATCAATGGCGGCGATCAGACGGTCGAGCTGAAAGTTGTGATGCCACCCAAAGTTGATGACGATTTAACGGAATTCATGGAAAAATGGCGTAAGGATCACAGCTATGATCCCCGGTCCGAACTGAAGGCGGAGGTGTAA
- a CDS encoding aldo/keto reductase, protein MKRVKLGGSDVEVSEICLGTMTFGNQTPESDAHRQIDLSVEAGMTFMDCAEMYPVNPVRRETVGNSEKILGNWLARPGNRDKVEIATKITGPSQMVRDGADYDGATIARTVDASLRRLQTDHIDLYQLHWPVRGSYAFRQNWNYDPSGQNRQRTLDHMADVLDGLAQAQKAGKIRAVGLSNESAWGLTRWCDVADRIGAPRMAAIQNEYSLLYRLYDTDLAEVAVNEDVTLLSYSPLATGLLTGKYQDGAVPEGSRVAVDKATGGPGDLGGRKTDLALTATDAYLQLAARHGLDLAQMAIAWQLTRPFKVVPIIGATTVEQLQHLIAGFDLSLSEDLVKEINRTHKRHAMPY, encoded by the coding sequence ATGAAGCGTGTGAAACTGGGCGGAAGCGATGTCGAGGTCAGCGAGATCTGTCTGGGGACGATGACCTTCGGCAACCAGACGCCAGAATCCGATGCGCATCGCCAGATCGACCTGTCGGTCGAGGCTGGCATGACCTTCATGGATTGCGCCGAGATGTATCCGGTCAACCCGGTGCGGCGCGAGACCGTCGGCAATTCCGAGAAAATTCTGGGCAACTGGCTGGCCAGACCCGGCAATCGCGACAAGGTGGAAATCGCCACCAAGATCACCGGTCCCAGCCAGATGGTGCGCGATGGCGCGGATTATGACGGCGCGACGATTGCCCGGACGGTCGACGCCTCGCTGCGTCGGCTGCAGACCGATCACATCGACCTCTATCAGCTGCATTGGCCGGTGCGCGGCAGCTATGCTTTCCGGCAAAACTGGAATTACGATCCCTCGGGGCAGAACCGTCAGCGGACGCTGGATCACATGGCCGATGTGCTGGACGGGCTGGCGCAGGCGCAGAAGGCGGGCAAGATCCGCGCGGTGGGCCTTTCCAATGAAAGTGCCTGGGGCCTGACGCGCTGGTGCGACGTGGCCGACCGGATCGGCGCGCCGCGCATGGCTGCGATCCAGAACGAATATTCGCTGCTCTACCGTCTCTATGACACCGACCTTGCCGAGGTCGCCGTGAATGAGGATGTGACGCTGCTGTCCTATTCACCGCTGGCGACGGGCCTCTTGACCGGGAAATATCAGGACGGCGCCGTGCCCGAGGGCAGCCGCGTCGCGGTGGACAAGGCCACGGGCGGACCCGGCGATCTGGGCGGGCGCAAGACCGATCTGGCCCTGACCGCAACCGACGCCTATCTGCAGCTTGCCGCGCGGCATGGCCTCGATCTGGCGCAGATGGCGATTGCCTGGCAATTGACCCGACCGTTCAAGGTCGTGCCCATCATCGGTGCCACCACGGTCGAACAATTGCAGCATCTGATTGCGGGCTTCGATCTGTCGCTGTCCGAGGATCTGGTGAAAGAGATCAATCGCACGCACAAGCGGCATGCGATGCCCTATTGA
- a CDS encoding ABC transporter ATP-binding protein codes for MLTIDNLDVWFGFPPDRVDAVKQAAFTVSQGESFGLVGESGSGKSTILRAVVGLIDSWSGRIEVAGQRLDGSRRDHDFYRTVQMVFQDPYASLHPRHSVDAVLHEALKLQGMQDIDRRINTVLDDVGLGRGFRFRYPHQLSGGQRQRVAIARALAGDPRLLLLDEPTSALDVSVQAEILNLLSDLRKEHGLTYVMVSHDLAVIGHMCDRLAVMQHGRIVEVMDVDALRQGQGQQDYTRNLIRASAGYERA; via the coding sequence ATGCTGACAATCGACAATCTCGATGTCTGGTTCGGCTTCCCGCCCGATCGCGTCGATGCGGTCAAACAGGCCGCCTTCACCGTCAGTCAGGGCGAAAGCTTCGGGCTGGTGGGCGAATCCGGTTCGGGGAAATCCACCATCCTGCGCGCGGTGGTCGGGCTGATCGACAGCTGGTCGGGCCGGATCGAGGTTGCGGGCCAGAGGCTGGACGGCAGCCGCCGCGACCACGATTTCTACAGAACCGTGCAGATGGTCTTTCAGGATCCCTATGCCAGCCTCCATCCGCGCCATTCGGTCGATGCGGTCCTGCACGAGGCGCTGAAGCTTCAGGGGATGCAGGATATCGACCGCCGCATCAACACAGTGCTGGATGATGTCGGACTGGGGCGCGGTTTCCGCTTTCGCTACCCGCATCAGCTCTCGGGCGGCCAGCGCCAGCGCGTCGCCATCGCCCGCGCGCTGGCAGGTGATCCGCGCCTGCTGCTGCTGGATGAACCGACCAGCGCGCTGGATGTCAGTGTGCAGGCAGAAATTCTGAACCTTCTCAGCGACCTGCGCAAGGAACACGGGCTCACCTATGTGATGGTCAGCCATGATCTGGCGGTGATCGGCCATATGTGCGACCGGCTTGCCGTCATGCAGCATGGCCGCATCGTCGAGGTGATGGATGTCGACGCCCTGCGTCAGGGACAGGGGCAGCAGGACTATACCCGCAATCTGATCCGGGCCTCGGCCGGCTACGAGCGGGCCTGA
- a CDS encoding ABC transporter ATP-binding protein, which yields MTQTPMLSIRNLRVSFPTRQGVFDAVRGVSFDLGRERLGVVGESGSGKSMTGRAILGLVRPPGKVTADRLDLEGQSILNLPERKMLDIRGNRISMVMQDPKFSLNPVMTIGDQIIEAYRLHAGGGKKAARQKALDMLEAVQIRDPERVMGAYPHEVSGGMGQRIMIAMMLAPDPEILIADEPTSALDVSVRTEVLNIMDRLVRDRGMGLIFISHDLNLVAQFCDRVLIMYAGQIVETLAARDLHQARHPYTQGLLNSLPRLDHPVDRLPVLQRQDSWRDPHLLDESLETEFPGGL from the coding sequence ATGACGCAAACACCCATGCTGTCGATCCGCAACCTGCGGGTCAGCTTTCCCACGCGCCAAGGCGTCTTCGATGCCGTCCGCGGCGTCAGCTTCGATCTGGGGCGCGAAAGGCTGGGCGTGGTGGGCGAATCCGGCAGTGGCAAATCCATGACCGGACGCGCCATCCTGGGGCTGGTCCGCCCGCCCGGCAAGGTGACCGCCGACAGGCTGGATCTGGAAGGCCAGTCGATCCTGAACCTCCCCGAACGCAAGATGCTGGATATCCGCGGTAACCGCATCAGCATGGTGATGCAGGATCCGAAATTCAGCCTGAACCCGGTCATGACCATCGGCGACCAGATCATCGAGGCCTATCGCCTCCACGCGGGCGGCGGCAAGAAAGCCGCCCGGCAAAAGGCGCTCGACATGCTCGAAGCGGTGCAGATCCGCGATCCCGAACGCGTCATGGGGGCCTATCCGCATGAGGTCTCTGGCGGTATGGGCCAACGCATCATGATCGCGATGATGCTGGCCCCCGACCCAGAGATCCTGATCGCCGACGAACCGACCAGCGCCCTGGATGTCTCGGTCCGGACCGAGGTCCTCAATATCATGGACCGCCTTGTCCGTGATCGCGGCATGGGGCTGATCTTCATCAGCCATGACCTGAACCTCGTTGCCCAATTCTGCGACCGGGTGTTGATCATGTATGCAGGCCAGATCGTCGAAACCCTCGCCGCCAGGGATCTGCATCAGGCCCGCCACCCCTATACGCAAGGCCTGCTGAACAGCCTGCCGCGCCTCGACCACCCGGTCGACCGCCTGCCGGTGCTGCAACGCCAGGACAGTTGGCGCGATCCCCACCTGCTCGATGAAAGCCTCGAAACCGAATTTCCCGGAGGGCTCTAA
- the nikC gene encoding nickel transporter permease, whose protein sequence is MSDISQDPQSLRDWLLTDAPQTRRQARLGAFYQGWLTFRANKLAMLGLIILILLIGMAIFAPWLAPQSPFSQNLAGRLQPPSAEHWLGTDALGRDILSRLIYGSRITLFIVGTVALIAPVIGLFIGTVAGFTGGWVDQALMRITDIFLAFPKLILALAFVAALGPGIGNAVLALALTAWPPYARLARAETLTIRKADFIAAARLQGAGPMRLLIRHIWPLCISSLIVRVALDMAGIILSAAGLGFLGLGAQPPMPEWGAMISDGRIYILDFWWVAAMPGLAIFIVSLAFNLLGDGLRDVLDPKEAKT, encoded by the coding sequence ATGAGCGATATATCCCAAGATCCGCAAAGCCTGCGCGACTGGCTGCTGACAGATGCGCCCCAGACCCGGCGTCAGGCACGGCTTGGCGCCTTCTATCAGGGCTGGCTGACCTTCCGCGCCAACAAGCTGGCCATGCTGGGGCTGATCATCCTGATCCTGCTGATCGGCATGGCGATCTTCGCGCCCTGGCTGGCGCCACAAAGCCCGTTTTCGCAAAACCTCGCGGGCCGGTTGCAACCGCCCTCCGCCGAACATTGGCTGGGCACGGATGCGCTTGGCCGCGATATCCTGTCGCGGCTGATCTATGGCTCGCGCATCACGCTGTTCATCGTCGGCACCGTGGCGCTGATCGCGCCGGTGATCGGCCTCTTCATCGGCACCGTCGCAGGCTTCACCGGCGGCTGGGTCGATCAGGCGCTGATGCGCATTACCGATATCTTTCTGGCCTTCCCCAAGCTGATCCTGGCGCTGGCCTTCGTGGCGGCGCTTGGACCGGGCATCGGCAATGCGGTGCTGGCGCTGGCCCTGACCGCCTGGCCGCCCTATGCGCGACTTGCCCGGGCCGAGACGCTGACCATCCGCAAGGCCGATTTCATCGCCGCCGCCCGATTGCAGGGCGCCGGACCGATGCGGCTGCTGATCCGCCATATCTGGCCGCTCTGCATCAGCTCGCTCATTGTCCGGGTGGCGCTGGATATGGCGGGGATCATCCTTTCGGCTGCGGGACTGGGCTTTCTGGGCCTCGGCGCGCAGCCACCCATGCCGGAATGGGGGGCGATGATTTCGGACGGGCGCATCTATATCCTCGATTTCTGGTGGGTCGCGGCGATGCCGGGTCTGGCCATCTTCATCGTCTCGCTGGCCTTCAACCTGCTGGGCGACGGGCTGCGCGACGTGCTTGATCCGAAAGAGGCCAAGACATGA